The Spirulina subsalsa PCC 9445 region TTAGGGTTCACTGCCAGAAAATCTACAGAAAATCTTAAGCCAGAGTTTCTGGACAATAACCCAAACCGCGAGTAAACTGACGGCGGAAGGACTCGATATCACTCTTATCGGGATCGCCGTGAGAAACAACCGCTACTTGATAGCGTCTCATCACATCAATGGGAGATTGTCCGGTTTCCAAGCTCCAGAGTGCCATCTGAACGCGGATTTCCGGCTCATAAGGGATTCCTAATTCGTTCATGTAGGCGACGAAATCTCCATGTTGCTGAGGTGTGATAGGATCATTGAGTTTAACCCGAACGATCCAACCGTCAATCTGGTGTATAACCGTTATAAACCCAACTGACAAATGATCAACATTATGAAGAAACTCTGTAACTCTTAAAGTAAGGCTGGCGTTGGCAAGAAAATAGAGGTAGTACATTCTTCCCTCTCTCCAAATATTACATGGGGTGGTATATTCTTAGTCTTACGCAGAATGGGTTTATTAGCGAAGGGGAGATGCACCCGAATTTATATGGGGAAGTTTACCCAATTTTGCTCTCAGGAGTTTTCCTCAGTACCCTAGAATTGCAAGTAAAATCCAACATTCACTGCTAGTCGTCAATGACCATCGATCAATACCTGTCGAGCTATCAATATGAGTTACCGCAAGAGCTAATCGCTCAAAACCCTGCCGTACCCAGGGATAGTTCTCGTTTGTTAGTCGTAGATTCCCCCAAAACTCATGCTCACACGGTCTTTAAAGACATTGTGGACTGGTTACAGCCTGGGGATCTGTTAGTTCTGAACAATACTCGTGTGATTCCGGCGCGTTTATACGGTCGCAAGTCCACCGGAGCCCCGGTTGAGATTTTATTACTCCATGAAGTTCGGGAAAATTGCTGGCTGTGCTTAGTCAAACCCGGTAAACGGTTTAAGATAGGCTCCGAAATTTGTTTTAAGTTCTCTCCCGATGATGGCCGAACCGACAGCCCCTCAATTTGGGCGCGGGTGATTGAACGAGATGATGCCACTGGAGGGCGTTTATTAGAGTTTCAAGTGCCGGATGGTTCTTCTTTGATAGATTTAGTGGCGCGAGTGGGTCATGTGCCTTTACCGCCCTATATCACGGCCACAGAGGCCGATGCAGACCAGTATCAGACGGTGTATGCTCGGGAGTTAGGGTCGGCGGCGGCTCCTACTGCCGGACTCCACTTTACCAAGGAGTTGCTGGAGAAAATCGCCGCTAAGGGTGTTTCTATGACCAACATTACTCTCCATATAGGGGTGGGAACATTCCGCCCAGTGGAAGTAGAGGAAATTAACCAGCACAAAATGCACTCGGAATGGCTGGAAATTAATGCCGAAACGGTGAAGAAAATCCAAGAAACTCGGGCAGCTGGGGGTCGAGTGATTGCGGTGGGAACAACGGCGGTGCGCGCTTTAGAGGGGGCGGCCACGGCTCAGGGTGTCAGTGGGGCTGTCCCAGCGAAACGGTATTTAGTCGAACCGTTCCGCGATCGCACGGATTTATTCATTTACCCCGGCTATGAATGGAAAGTCGTAGACGGTATGATCACCAACTTCCACCTCCCTGGTTCGAGTTTGCTGATCTTGGTCAGTTCCTTGCTAGGTCGGGAGCGCCTGTTAAAATTGTATGAAGAGGCGATCGCCGAAAAATACCGTTTCTACTCCTTTGGAGATGCCATGTACATCACCCCCGAGGCTGCCGTTGGCCTCACAGGAGTCACAGAAACCGTGACAGAAGTGGACGAAGAAGAATAAGATCCACCGGATCTTAGATCCTATGCCCATTCCATTTTGCCTATCGGCCGATTAACTCGACCCATTAAAAATGCACCCTAAAAAACCTACACTCGCTTAAATCGCCCAGTGTAGGTTTTTTAGTGGGTGTTTTGTCATTCCTAGGCAGCAATTGCTGCTTGAGTTAGTTGCTCTGACTGTTCTTGCTAGCCGTTTGAATATACAAAATGAGCAGAAAGACAGAAGGAACTAACACAAACAAAATACTGGCAACAAAACCAAGATCATTAACTTGCATTGTAATTACGCCCCTAACGGAACTTTTGTCAAAGTTTACATGAGAACAGATTAAACAACCAGCCAAGGGTTGCTCAATCCTAGAATACCATCCTTGGCGCTTGGGGAATCAAGGCTTTGTTTTGACGCTCACAGGCCCATTAACAATGGTTTGACAGGCCAGCCGATAGTTACTCGGCTTTTTCTTCAATTTCCGTTGTTCAAACTCTGTGGGTGCCGATAAATTCTCTAACCCCTCAACAATCTCCACAATACAAGTTCCACACTGCCCGTAGCCTCCACAGTTCATGAGTTTGCCTTTTAAGGTGTAAAGGTCAACCCCATTCTGTAAAGCCTTTTCGCGCAAATTTGCCCCATCGGCGGCAATCACTTCTTTCTGTTCATTGATGAATGTAATATTCGCCATTGACCCTCCTAATGACAACTCCTTTTCTATTTTATGAAGAAATGCAAAGAAATATAAATTTTTTTGCAAAAAAGCCCGCACTTGTTGAACAAAATTAGCGACGCACTCCCCCACCTCGCGCCCTCGCAGGTGGCGGAGCATTCATAGCTCCTGCCTTTTAACCAAGGAATACAACGCAACGACATTTCGGCAACGCTCAGTGACTACGATTTGAAGGGACACAGAAAAATCACTTTATTTTTGAGGGTATTTAGGGTCTGCTGAATATCCCCCTAAGCACTGTTACTAGGACTTTTAGCCGTTTATACCAAATTAAATAGACTTGAGGGCAAAAACCTGAATTTCCCCTGTTCCCTGTTCCCTTGACTTCTAAGAGCGAGAAACTACAGGGTTTTAGGGATAAATCATCAAAAAGGCTTGCCTTTTTCCGATTCCCCCTGTTCCCTGTTCCCTAGCCCCACGAGTAGAGTTATTCAGCAAGCCCTATTTACATCTCGGTCTATTTTTGCATGACTAAGCCCCCCAACGCAAAAGCAGTAACTCTATCTAGAAAGCCTTTCTCTCCTTTTTTGGGTTGAGCCTGTGCGGAGTCACAAAGAACTAAAACAATTCTTGTGTTGCTCCCCATAAAACTAATTAAGGAAATCGGAGCTTTGCTTGGAGTTACTGCTTTTGAACTGACACGAGACAGATATAAAATTAAACAGCGTTCTTACCTCTCTTTGTACATGAACTAGCGTTATCCTTCGGTCTTGGCTGTTCTATCTGCCAGGGAAGCTCTAGTAGCCTCACTTATTAATCTAGCGAGTTTCGCTTAAATAACCAAGGGTTTGATACTAAACTTTACTGAAGTTTGAAGGCTTACTCTAACGCCGTAACTTTCTACAAAATTATGCTATCTTTACCCCCATTTTATGCTAGAATAACCCGCCTAACCATTTTGACGGTCGCGCCAATTTTCGATCCGCTCCACAGGCAAGGAAAGCACTTGAGCCACTTGTTCCACAGTCATTCCCAGCTCTAAAAGTTGGGAAATGGCGTTCAGTTGGGCTTGTTCCGCCTCTTCTGCTCGTTGCCGTTCCTCTGCGGCGCGTTGTCGTTCCTCTGCGGCTCGTTGTCGTTCCTCTTCGACTTGTAATCGGGCTTGTTGAGCTTGTAAGCGAGCTTGTTCCGCCTCCTGCCGGATTTGTTGGTTTTGAGCCACTAATTCCACAAAACTGGTAAAACGTTCCCCTGTGGGATGGTAGACCACTAACTGATCCTCAACAACAGTGAAACGGATGCCCAGTCGGGGACTAATCCAGTTGTCCATGGTGGGAATGGGGGCGAGAATCTCTTCAGAACGCAGCCATCCTTTTAATTCTCCTTGTTCGGGGTAGAACAGATAATATTCTTCTACCCCATAGCGTTCATAGAAGTGATGTTTTGTGACTTCTAATTCTTGACGGGTATTGCTGGGGGAGGCAATTTCAAAGACGACTTGAGGGGGAATGTTATTTTCTCGCCATTGTAAATAAGATCCGCGATCGCCTTTCGGACGGCCAATAGCCACTAAAACATCGGGAGCAACACGAGTCCAAGGTTCTCCTTCTACGGGATACCACAGTAAATCCCCCGCCACAAAAACATTGGGATTATCTTGAAACAAGGCATCGAGTCCCCCTTGTAGGGTGACGATTAGGCGAAACTGTAAGGTATTATCAGCCAAGGGTTGTCCGTCGCTTTCTGGATATTCCAGTTGAGAGAGAGATGAAACTATCATGATCTTTAGCTAGGGGAATCAACAAGAGGCAGGATGCAGAAAGCTTAACGATTAATGATTCACATAATGATTCACGTCCCCCACATCCTCCTCTCACCCATTCTACGCAAAGCGAGGAGGGTCTGGGGGGACATCTTGCCAACGGCCTTGACCTACAGCGCGCACCGCTTCTGAGAGGGATACATCCCCCGTGTATAAAGCACGGCCGACAATAGCCCCGATAACCCCTAATGGTTCTAAAGCTAATAGACTCAGGAGGTCTGTTAAGGAACTCACCCCTCCCGAAGCAATAACGGGAATGTCTACCGCTTGCGCCATTTCTCGCAGCGCTTCCATATTCGGGCCGATGAGGGTACCATCTCGGTGGATGTCGGTATAAATAATCGCACTTGCGCCAAAACCAGCCATTTGTTGAGCGAGGTCTGTGGCGTTGATTTCCGAGGTTTCTAGCCATCCTCGGGTGGCGACTTTGCCGTTGCGCGCATCAATCCCGACAATAATCTGGTCGGGGAAGTCTTGACAAAGTTGTTGGACTAAAGCGGGATTTTCTACGGCAATAGTACCGACAATGGCATAGCGCACCCCTACTTCAAATAAGCGTTCAATGGTGGCTTTGTCTCGCAGTCCGCCCCCGACTTCGACGGGAATTGAAATAGCTTGGGTGACAGAGGCGATCGCATCTAAATTAACAGATTTTCCCTCTTTTGCCCCATCTAAGTCTACCAAATGGAGGCGGGTCGCTCCTTCCTGTTCCCACTGTCGAGCCACTTCAACGGGATTTTCATTAAAGACCTCGGACTGATTGTAGTCTCCTTGATAGAGACGCACACAACGACCCTGGAGTAAATCAATGGCTGGGATAACTTCCATATTCTATTTATTTACTTTGCTCTGATCTGGATTCGCTGCAATTATCTACACAGTTTGTAGAGTTTGTTCGGTTTCCCCATGTTCTTTTAACAAGGCGGCAAATCTGCGCCGCATTAATAGACCCGGTTTATCGGTCATCATGTGTTGTTCTTGACTCACGTCTAGGGGAACATCATAATTGGTGGTTTCTAAAATGCGTTTATCTTCTAATGTCACCTGACGGTCAAAAGCAATTACATCGGCGGCGGATGTATCAGCTTCTGTGTCATTTCTCAGACAAAACTGCACAATTTGCGAGGAAGAATCATTAATGGGAGTAGTTGTGTTTACAATCACATGAACTAAGCCATTTGGGTAGCGAATCCGCAAGCGACAAGTAAAGGGAAGAAACCAATCTAGCTCAAAATAACGGGTCGTTTTTCCTTCCCCCATTTTTAGGTTTTTTTGTTGCAATTCTGGATTGACTACCCCTAAAATCGCTTCACCTTTTAAGCCATAGTCTGTTTCCGTAAGTTCTAATTGCTCAGGAATCGTATGCTCAGGACTACCAAAGGTGCTAGTGTGAACAAAACTGGGATGAGCGAGGTCTAGTTCATTCTCCATCACCCTTATTCCAGCAACGTTCCAAGTTTCGTAAAATTCAGGAATCAGACGAAAGTTAGGGTCTTGGGCTTCGGGAATTTCGGGTATGGGGTGCAGAGGATCACCTAAACAAACCCACAAATAACCATAGCGTTCTTGACAGGAATAGGTAGGGATTTTATATTTACTAGGGATCGGCTCATCTTCGGTCAGTTGGGGAACTTTAACACAAGTTCCCGCCCGGTTAAATTGCCAGCCATGATAAGGACAAGCAATATTTCCATTAACGACTTTTCCTAAAGAGAGTTGGGCGGAACGATGACAACATTGATCCGCCGCAGCGACGGGTTTTCCCACCTCATCTAACCACAGGACAATTTTTTGACCAAGGAGTTGAAAACTTTGGGGAGTATCTTTCAGTTGATCAAGGGGTAAAACGGGGTACCAAAAGCGTTTTAAAACGGGTTGTCGGGTGACTAACATAGGGATTTTTCGGGAGTCTTGTCCAATGATGTTGGTTTATTTTACCGTAAGCTTTTTGATGTAATGTATCACCTGACTCGGTTTTTGGCATGAGGCTGGGGTAGGTTTAGGGTGAGATGCGATCGCCGTGATCACCCTGTCGATGGGCTAAACACCTCCCCCTCTCTCGATTCCCGACTAACCCACTTTTTCCCCAACCCCCATCTAGCTGGATGTCCCCTCATTCGTCCTCTGGTTGAACATTTTTCTTGACCCCTCACTTTGGATGTGTTACGATATAACTTGGGTTGTGCTGGTTTCAATCCCTCTAACCCAGCAGAACTTGTAAGCGGATGTGGTGGAATTGGTAGACACGCACGCTTGAGGGGCGTGTGGCTAGCCCGTGCGAGTTCGAGTCTCGCCATCCGCATAAAGCTTAAAACCTTGTATGTCTAGCAGTTTAGGCTTCACTCAAACCTGATATAGTATCGTTTCACTCATCTTTCACTAAATCTACATTATGCCCAATCTACATTAGGCATAACTGAGTGAAAATCTTGGGTTCTAGGAAATTCACAGACCTAGAACCCAGTCGCTGATTTAGCGTCCCAATAGCTCAACAGCCCGCTTAACAAAATTCTCGGCCGTCAAACCATTCAGCGCCATAATCTGTCCGGCACTAGCCGTTGTTTCGCCACGTTTCCAAGCAAAAACATCCCGCTTCGAGGTACTGCGCAACATCACAGGTTCTAACATGGCACTCGTGCCTCCTGTGACGCCCAGTAAGACATCCCCACCGAACAACTGGGCAAACCCTTCATCACTGAGGAAATCCCCATCCGGTTCTGAACAAGCATCCCAGGCCACATCAGAAGGACGATAAAGACGACGAGGATTAATAATAGACACCACCTTTGAACCGATGCCCTGTGCTTGCAATTGTTCCACCGCTTCCAACACTGGAATTAACGTCATATCACCAATCACAGCAAAAACAACCGTTTGCTCACCCGGTATTTCTTGTAGGACAACACCCCCACTCACCAAACCTTCTCGCGTCTGTTCAAACGTCGTCCGAATCGGTAAAGGAGACTTAGAGGCTGTAATGGTAATCCCTTTATTCTTCGTCTCTAATGCCCACTCATAGCAGACTTGCACACTATTGGCATCACAAGGGAATAACGGGAAAACATTACCATTGCGCATCATCGCCGCAAAATAATTTTCAACCTCCGGCCGTTGGTGTGTCCAACCGTTGCGTCCCTGTTCTAAAGCCCCGGCGGTAAATAGGGTAATCGTCGAAGGAGTGGGACGGCGTAACTCAGCCATTGCCTGCGTTACCGTCTGCCAAATGGGTAAACCGTTAATGGCAAAGGATTCATAGGAACACCACAACGTCCGCGCTCCCATTAACGATAAGGCGGCCGCTAAACCCGCACAAGCATCCTCACTCAAGGGTTCATACACCTGACCTTGAGGCTGCTGATAATAGAGTTCATCCGTTGTGGGATGGACAATATTTAAGCCCACATTAATGTTATTAATCCCCGATGCCGCATTACCATCGGCATTAGTCACCACAAAGCTGGGATCGTTTTGTCCCACATGAACCACTAAAGCCCCCATTGCCGTAGTTGCCACTTTCTTATCACCCCCGACGGCATATTCTTCTAAGGGTAATTGCCCCAAATCAGGAAGCGGGCGCACCTGTTCCGTCACCACAGTTTTAGAGGCAGAACCGCCCCCAGCCCGGACGCAGTTGGTGCGGACTAATTGCCAAGCTTC contains the following coding sequences:
- the queA gene encoding tRNA preQ1(34) S-adenosylmethionine ribosyltransferase-isomerase QueA: MTIDQYLSSYQYELPQELIAQNPAVPRDSSRLLVVDSPKTHAHTVFKDIVDWLQPGDLLVLNNTRVIPARLYGRKSTGAPVEILLLHEVRENCWLCLVKPGKRFKIGSEICFKFSPDDGRTDSPSIWARVIERDDATGGRLLEFQVPDGSSLIDLVARVGHVPLPPYITATEADADQYQTVYARELGSAAAPTAGLHFTKELLEKIAAKGVSMTNITLHIGVGTFRPVEVEEINQHKMHSEWLEINAETVKKIQETRAAGGRVIAVGTTAVRALEGAATAQGVSGAVPAKRYLVEPFRDRTDLFIYPGYEWKVVDGMITNFHLPGSSLLILVSSLLGRERLLKLYEEAIAEKYRFYSFGDAMYITPEAAVGLTGVTETVTEVDEEE
- the psbM gene encoding photosystem II reaction center protein PsbM, producing MQVNDLGFVASILFVLVPSVFLLILYIQTASKNSQSN
- a CDS encoding 2Fe-2S iron-sulfur cluster-binding protein: MANITFINEQKEVIAADGANLREKALQNGVDLYTLKGKLMNCGGYGQCGTCIVEIVEGLENLSAPTEFEQRKLKKKPSNYRLACQTIVNGPVSVKTKP
- a CDS encoding Uma2 family endonuclease, whose amino-acid sequence is MIVSSLSQLEYPESDGQPLADNTLQFRLIVTLQGGLDALFQDNPNVFVAGDLLWYPVEGEPWTRVAPDVLVAIGRPKGDRGSYLQWRENNIPPQVVFEIASPSNTRQELEVTKHHFYERYGVEEYYLFYPEQGELKGWLRSEEILAPIPTMDNWISPRLGIRFTVVEDQLVVYHPTGERFTSFVELVAQNQQIRQEAEQARLQAQQARLQVEEERQRAAEERQRAAEERQRAEEAEQAQLNAISQLLELGMTVEQVAQVLSLPVERIENWRDRQNG
- the hisA gene encoding 1-(5-phosphoribosyl)-5-[(5-phosphoribosylamino)methylideneamino]imidazole-4-carboxamide isomerase, whose amino-acid sequence is MEVIPAIDLLQGRCVRLYQGDYNQSEVFNENPVEVARQWEQEGATRLHLVDLDGAKEGKSVNLDAIASVTQAISIPVEVGGGLRDKATIERLFEVGVRYAIVGTIAVENPALVQQLCQDFPDQIIVGIDARNGKVATRGWLETSEINATDLAQQMAGFGASAIIYTDIHRDGTLIGPNMEALREMAQAVDIPVIASGGVSSLTDLLSLLALEPLGVIGAIVGRALYTGDVSLSEAVRAVGQGRWQDVPPDPPRFA
- a CDS encoding aromatic ring-hydroxylating oxygenase subunit alpha translates to MLVTRQPVLKRFWYPVLPLDQLKDTPQSFQLLGQKIVLWLDEVGKPVAAADQCCHRSAQLSLGKVVNGNIACPYHGWQFNRAGTCVKVPQLTEDEPIPSKYKIPTYSCQERYGYLWVCLGDPLHPIPEIPEAQDPNFRLIPEFYETWNVAGIRVMENELDLAHPSFVHTSTFGSPEHTIPEQLELTETDYGLKGEAILGVVNPELQQKNLKMGEGKTTRYFELDWFLPFTCRLRIRYPNGLVHVIVNTTTPINDSSSQIVQFCLRNDTEADTSAADVIAFDRQVTLEDKRILETTNYDVPLDVSQEQHMMTDKPGLLMRRRFAALLKEHGETEQTLQTV
- a CDS encoding transketolase, whose amino-acid sequence is MTVATAIPTFCQGIQLFAETLPGFNEYGKEAAIAPEATKVDPTRLESAYQTMLTADALRYLTLQITASKESGHPGGFASVAEGIAALVMLGYKNIMTEVGHHAPGFYSTVFLDRSLEDMGITTVQELRDRFRETHGLLGHLSGQIPGLLNPAGPLGQGQHFAMAAAKLNPGVLFPVTIGDGGLGEPYIMSSFGHFHTAYPNVTNILPILVWNGYSQEHHSMVSTKTNDQMLEYWGGNGFENVILVDAKDFDDAKQPGDYVDSTNFSLEKRLAFVQEVLKRTEEAAQSALNGTLTVLIIKQLKGAGVHKRGAQSHNLYPGDTVERDYILNALKERALTPEAWQLVRTNCVRAGGGSASKTVVTEQVRPLPDLGQLPLEEYAVGGDKKVATTAMGALVVHVGQNDPSFVVTNADGNAASGINNINVGLNIVHPTTDELYYQQPQGQVYEPLSEDACAGLAAALSLMGARTLWCSYESFAINGLPIWQTVTQAMAELRRPTPSTITLFTAGALEQGRNGWTHQRPEVENYFAAMMRNGNVFPLFPCDANSVQVCYEWALETKNKGITITASKSPLPIRTTFEQTREGLVSGGVVLQEIPGEQTVVFAVIGDMTLIPVLEAVEQLQAQGIGSKVVSIINPRRLYRPSDVAWDACSEPDGDFLSDEGFAQLFGGDVLLGVTGGTSAMLEPVMLRSTSKRDVFAWKRGETTASAGQIMALNGLTAENFVKRAVELLGR